The Pseudoliparis swirei isolate HS2019 ecotype Mariana Trench chromosome 1, NWPU_hadal_v1, whole genome shotgun sequence genome has a window encoding:
- the rbbp4 gene encoding histone-binding protein RBBP4 isoform X1, translating into MSAMADKEAPDVLSSAGAFDDAVEERVINEEYKIWKKNTPFLYDLVMTHALEWPSLTAQWLPDVFRPEGKDYSVHRLVLGTHTSDEQNHLVIASVQLPNDDAQFEASHYDSEKGEFGGFGSVSGKIEIEIKINHEGEVNRARYMPQNPCIIATKTPTSEVLVFDYTKHPSKPVDASGECHPDLRLRGHQKEGYGLSWNPNLSGSLLSASDDHTICLWDISAVPKEGKIVEAKTIFTGHTAVVEDVSWHLLHESLFGSVADDQKLMIWDTRSNNTSKPSHAVDAHTAEVNCLSFNPYSEFILASGSADKTVALWDLRNLKLKLHSFESHKDEIFQVQWSPHNETILASSGTDRRLNVWDLSKIGEEQSPEDAEDGPPELLFIHGGHTSKISDFSWNPNEPWVICSVSEDNIMQVWQMAENIYNDEDPEGSTDPEATA; encoded by the exons ATGTCTGCAATGGCGGACAAGGAAG CACCCGATGTCCTCTCTTCAGCAGGAGCGTTTGACGATGcggtggaggagagggtgatAAACGAAGAGTACAAGATCTGGAAGAAAAACACTCCCTTCCTGTACGACTTGGTCATGACCCACGCCTTGGAGTGGCCCAGCCTCACGGCCCAGTGGCTGCCCGACGTCTTCAG GCCAGAGGGGAAGGATTACAGTGTGCACCGACTGGTGTTGGGCACTCACACCTCCGATGAGCAGAATCACCTGGTCATCGCCAGCGTTCAGTTGCCCAACGATGACGCCCAGTTCGAAGCCTCGCACTATGACAGCGAAAAAGGAG AGTTCGGAGGCTTCGGCTCAGTGAGTGGCAAGATCGAGATAGAAATCAAGATCAACCACGAAGGAGAGGTGAACCGTGCTCGCTACATGCCCCAGAACCCCTGCATCATCGCCACCAAGACCCCCACCTCAGAAGTGCTGGTGTTTGACTACACCAAGCACCCCTCCAAGCCAG TCGACGCGTCTGGAGAGTGTCACCCTGACCTGCGTCTCAGAGGCCATCAGAAAGAAGGCTACGGTCTCTCCTGGAATCCAAATCTGTCCGGCTCTCTCCTCAGTGCGTCAGATGACCAT ACAATCTGTCTGTGGGACATAAGTGCCGTGCCGAAGGAGGGGAAGATCGTAGAGGCGAAGACGATCTTCACCGGTCACACCGCCGTGGTGGAAGACGTCTCCTGGCACCTGCTGCACGAGTCCCTCTTTGGGTCCGTCGCCGACGACCAGAAGCTCATGAT TTGGGACACTCGTTCGAACAACACCTCCAAACCCAGCCACGCGGTCGACGCCCACACGGCGGAGGTCAACTGTTTGTCCTTCAACCCGTACAGCGAGTTCATCCTGGCATCCGGCTCCGCGGACAAG aCTGTGGCTCTCTGGGATTTAAGAAACTTGAAACTGAAGCTGCATTCCTTCGAGTCGCACAAGGATGAGATCTTCCAG GTTCAGTGGTCGCCTCATAATGAGACCATACTGGCATCCAGTGGAACAGACCGCCGCCTCAACGTCTGGGACCTCAG TAAAATCGGAGAGGAGCAGTCACCAGAAGATGCGGAGGACGGCCCCCCTGAGCTTCTG TTCATCCACGGAGGCCACACCTCGAAGATCTCTGACTTCTCCTGGAACCCCAACGAGCCCTGGGTCATCTGCTCGGTGTCTGAAGACAACATCATGCAAGTCTGGCAAATG gCTGAGAACATCTACAACGATGAGGACCCCGAGGGCTCGACGGACCCCGAGGCTACGGCGTAA
- the rbbp4 gene encoding histone-binding protein RBBP4 isoform X2 produces the protein MSAMADKEAGAFDDAVEERVINEEYKIWKKNTPFLYDLVMTHALEWPSLTAQWLPDVFRPEGKDYSVHRLVLGTHTSDEQNHLVIASVQLPNDDAQFEASHYDSEKGEFGGFGSVSGKIEIEIKINHEGEVNRARYMPQNPCIIATKTPTSEVLVFDYTKHPSKPVDASGECHPDLRLRGHQKEGYGLSWNPNLSGSLLSASDDHTICLWDISAVPKEGKIVEAKTIFTGHTAVVEDVSWHLLHESLFGSVADDQKLMIWDTRSNNTSKPSHAVDAHTAEVNCLSFNPYSEFILASGSADKTVALWDLRNLKLKLHSFESHKDEIFQVQWSPHNETILASSGTDRRLNVWDLSKIGEEQSPEDAEDGPPELLFIHGGHTSKISDFSWNPNEPWVICSVSEDNIMQVWQMAENIYNDEDPEGSTDPEATA, from the exons ATGTCTGCAATGGCGGACAAGGAAG CAGGAGCGTTTGACGATGcggtggaggagagggtgatAAACGAAGAGTACAAGATCTGGAAGAAAAACACTCCCTTCCTGTACGACTTGGTCATGACCCACGCCTTGGAGTGGCCCAGCCTCACGGCCCAGTGGCTGCCCGACGTCTTCAG GCCAGAGGGGAAGGATTACAGTGTGCACCGACTGGTGTTGGGCACTCACACCTCCGATGAGCAGAATCACCTGGTCATCGCCAGCGTTCAGTTGCCCAACGATGACGCCCAGTTCGAAGCCTCGCACTATGACAGCGAAAAAGGAG AGTTCGGAGGCTTCGGCTCAGTGAGTGGCAAGATCGAGATAGAAATCAAGATCAACCACGAAGGAGAGGTGAACCGTGCTCGCTACATGCCCCAGAACCCCTGCATCATCGCCACCAAGACCCCCACCTCAGAAGTGCTGGTGTTTGACTACACCAAGCACCCCTCCAAGCCAG TCGACGCGTCTGGAGAGTGTCACCCTGACCTGCGTCTCAGAGGCCATCAGAAAGAAGGCTACGGTCTCTCCTGGAATCCAAATCTGTCCGGCTCTCTCCTCAGTGCGTCAGATGACCAT ACAATCTGTCTGTGGGACATAAGTGCCGTGCCGAAGGAGGGGAAGATCGTAGAGGCGAAGACGATCTTCACCGGTCACACCGCCGTGGTGGAAGACGTCTCCTGGCACCTGCTGCACGAGTCCCTCTTTGGGTCCGTCGCCGACGACCAGAAGCTCATGAT TTGGGACACTCGTTCGAACAACACCTCCAAACCCAGCCACGCGGTCGACGCCCACACGGCGGAGGTCAACTGTTTGTCCTTCAACCCGTACAGCGAGTTCATCCTGGCATCCGGCTCCGCGGACAAG aCTGTGGCTCTCTGGGATTTAAGAAACTTGAAACTGAAGCTGCATTCCTTCGAGTCGCACAAGGATGAGATCTTCCAG GTTCAGTGGTCGCCTCATAATGAGACCATACTGGCATCCAGTGGAACAGACCGCCGCCTCAACGTCTGGGACCTCAG TAAAATCGGAGAGGAGCAGTCACCAGAAGATGCGGAGGACGGCCCCCCTGAGCTTCTG TTCATCCACGGAGGCCACACCTCGAAGATCTCTGACTTCTCCTGGAACCCCAACGAGCCCTGGGTCATCTGCTCGGTGTCTGAAGACAACATCATGCAAGTCTGGCAAATG gCTGAGAACATCTACAACGATGAGGACCCCGAGGGCTCGACGGACCCCGAGGCTACGGCGTAA
- the rbbp4 gene encoding histone-binding protein RBBP4 isoform X3: MSAMADKEGAFDDAVEERVINEEYKIWKKNTPFLYDLVMTHALEWPSLTAQWLPDVFRPEGKDYSVHRLVLGTHTSDEQNHLVIASVQLPNDDAQFEASHYDSEKGEFGGFGSVSGKIEIEIKINHEGEVNRARYMPQNPCIIATKTPTSEVLVFDYTKHPSKPVDASGECHPDLRLRGHQKEGYGLSWNPNLSGSLLSASDDHTICLWDISAVPKEGKIVEAKTIFTGHTAVVEDVSWHLLHESLFGSVADDQKLMIWDTRSNNTSKPSHAVDAHTAEVNCLSFNPYSEFILASGSADKTVALWDLRNLKLKLHSFESHKDEIFQVQWSPHNETILASSGTDRRLNVWDLSKIGEEQSPEDAEDGPPELLFIHGGHTSKISDFSWNPNEPWVICSVSEDNIMQVWQMAENIYNDEDPEGSTDPEATA; the protein is encoded by the exons ATGTCTGCAATGGCGGACAAGGAAG GAGCGTTTGACGATGcggtggaggagagggtgatAAACGAAGAGTACAAGATCTGGAAGAAAAACACTCCCTTCCTGTACGACTTGGTCATGACCCACGCCTTGGAGTGGCCCAGCCTCACGGCCCAGTGGCTGCCCGACGTCTTCAG GCCAGAGGGGAAGGATTACAGTGTGCACCGACTGGTGTTGGGCACTCACACCTCCGATGAGCAGAATCACCTGGTCATCGCCAGCGTTCAGTTGCCCAACGATGACGCCCAGTTCGAAGCCTCGCACTATGACAGCGAAAAAGGAG AGTTCGGAGGCTTCGGCTCAGTGAGTGGCAAGATCGAGATAGAAATCAAGATCAACCACGAAGGAGAGGTGAACCGTGCTCGCTACATGCCCCAGAACCCCTGCATCATCGCCACCAAGACCCCCACCTCAGAAGTGCTGGTGTTTGACTACACCAAGCACCCCTCCAAGCCAG TCGACGCGTCTGGAGAGTGTCACCCTGACCTGCGTCTCAGAGGCCATCAGAAAGAAGGCTACGGTCTCTCCTGGAATCCAAATCTGTCCGGCTCTCTCCTCAGTGCGTCAGATGACCAT ACAATCTGTCTGTGGGACATAAGTGCCGTGCCGAAGGAGGGGAAGATCGTAGAGGCGAAGACGATCTTCACCGGTCACACCGCCGTGGTGGAAGACGTCTCCTGGCACCTGCTGCACGAGTCCCTCTTTGGGTCCGTCGCCGACGACCAGAAGCTCATGAT TTGGGACACTCGTTCGAACAACACCTCCAAACCCAGCCACGCGGTCGACGCCCACACGGCGGAGGTCAACTGTTTGTCCTTCAACCCGTACAGCGAGTTCATCCTGGCATCCGGCTCCGCGGACAAG aCTGTGGCTCTCTGGGATTTAAGAAACTTGAAACTGAAGCTGCATTCCTTCGAGTCGCACAAGGATGAGATCTTCCAG GTTCAGTGGTCGCCTCATAATGAGACCATACTGGCATCCAGTGGAACAGACCGCCGCCTCAACGTCTGGGACCTCAG TAAAATCGGAGAGGAGCAGTCACCAGAAGATGCGGAGGACGGCCCCCCTGAGCTTCTG TTCATCCACGGAGGCCACACCTCGAAGATCTCTGACTTCTCCTGGAACCCCAACGAGCCCTGGGTCATCTGCTCGGTGTCTGAAGACAACATCATGCAAGTCTGGCAAATG gCTGAGAACATCTACAACGATGAGGACCCCGAGGGCTCGACGGACCCCGAGGCTACGGCGTAA